The DNA window TCTATGATAAGAATTTAAAGGTTCCAGAAACAATTAGTAAAGAATGTGAGCTCTTCACATTTCTGAAGCTGAAATTTTATCTGGTGTTGTTGTTTGGAAAACCGCTACTCACACATAAAACCATGGCTGCAGTTTGCGAGTTAATTTTGGAAACTTTGTACCTTCAATCTTGTATTGCAGAGTTAATGATGGAAATTGTGTACCTTGAACTAGTGCAGGATCTTTTGAAGCTTGAGGCGATCCAAGCTGAGCTTACAGAGTACAATGGTGGCCAGCCAACCTTCTCGCAGTGGGCAACAGCAGCTGGAGTTGATGAGAAAACTTTGCGGAAGTGCCTGAATTATGGTATTTATTGCAAGAACAGAATGGTAACATCTAATGTGAGACTTGTAATCTCTATTGCCAGAGAGTTTGAAGGCCCTGGAATGGACCTTTATGATCTTATTCAGGTAATACAACCTAATACTTTTTTATTGGAAAAATATTTTCTGGTGTGCCGTATTTAGCATCAACATTTTATTTTTAGGTTTTTTATCACAGGAAGGAATGCAGGGCCTTGTAAGGGGAGCTGAAAAATTTGATGCATCAAAAGGTTTTAGGTTCTCTACATATTCTCACTGGTGGATCAAGCAAGCAATGCGTAAATCTGTCTCGGAGCAATCCCAAATATTTCGCTTGCCTGTATGCCCACCCCTCAGATCCTGTTCTTTTCCCTATATCAGTGTTTTGATGAACTCTTTTGTCTCCAACTGTAGATCGCGGTTGGTCATGCATGAGTGACCCATATGTAGTTTAGAAAAATTCAAAGAATAGATTATTATCACCAGGTGAATCGTAGGGTGATTCGTTTTTGTTTCTTTGGTGCGTGATTACAAGTTTATCCAAAAAAAAAAGTGAGGTAAGGATTAATATGAAAATCTTTTGATGATGTTGACTTAACAGTTAATAATGTCTTGCTCCCCTCATCTTTTGACAAAACTCTTCCATATTACTGTCATATGAgcccttttgtttttttttcaagttCAAATATTGTTGTGTCCATTATGCATCATGTTATGTTGAACTAGGATTTATGTTCCCAATGGATGAAATATATTTTCTATATATTATATCTATCAAAACCAGTTATCTCAGATGCTATATGTTAATCACACTAATTAATTCTGGTAACTAGGCTCACATGGTTGAAGCAAGTTACCGTGTAAAGGAGTGCACAAAACGACTTCGCCGTAAGCTTAGAAGACGACCCACCAATGAAGAAATTGCACTGGACACTCGTATGCCAATTAAACGAGTTGAGGCAGCAGTAAACCTCCCCAAGTATAGTGTATCCCTTGATAGTAAAATTGGTTCCACCGACATGACATATCAGGTATGACCATTCTATGCCTGTATCGCATTCTGTGTTTCTTATGTACCATAGAGCTCAGGTAACACACGCCTTTGGTTTTCAGGAGGTCACAGCTGATCCCAGTGCTGAGACAGCTGAAGAAATGCTCAACAGAATGTCCATGAAGAAGGATGTACACAAGGCACTAGATACTCTCACCACACGCGAGAAGCAAGTTATTGTTCTGAGATTTGGGCTCGAGGATGATCGGATAAGAACCCTGCAGGAGATTGGTAACATCATGGGTGTGAGCAGGGAGAGAATTCGGCAAATTGAATCTGGCGCGTTTCGGAAACTAAGGAGCAAGAAGAGGGTGAAGGCTTTGAAGGATTATCTGGTGCCAGTGGGCAATTGGTGAACCGTTTGTTTGCACAGAATTTGTTTTCCTCTCTGGATTCCTCAGCTTTTTCTTTTTTGAGGATTCTTTACTTGTACCATTTTACGTGGGTCCTCATGTAAAACACACTATCAGAATATTTGCATTACAAGAGGAAAGAATAGTTTAGTTCCGTGGAAATGAAGTAATTCACAATTTCTTAGTTGCTTGTTATCTCAGAATTTAGAAATGAAATATGTTGGTACAAAACTGTGTAATGCCCAAATTTTAGAAGCGCTTCGTCATCTACCCTACGCCTAAAAGAATGTGCGATTCATTTTTTTCTCATAGATTGCTTCATAAAGAATGTAGAGTGTTCGGTTCACATAGTTACCATGATTTCAAAAACTGTTCTTCACTTTTTCTGAATTGTTCAACTTGGTTTGAAAATTGTTGCCTAGTTTTAGAAAGTATTGAGGCCTTCTAATCCGTCCGAATCTATATTGTTGATTGATGTGGATTGAGGTGGAAAACTAGTTAATTTTTCACACAAATCTACAACAATACTGCCTTGTTTGGCCATACTTGTATCTATCTCAATCGGCGGAAAGTTAACTAATTTTCACCTCATTCCACTTCAACACTTGTAGAATAAGGTGGATATGAGTGTAGCAAACAAGGAACAAGTACGAATTAAGATGAACTAGTGATTAGGCGCACCCTTGCGTGCATGTTGGTACCTATTGACGCCGAATTTAGATCCGGATCACAAACCAGCAAGGGTTAGCACGTCCTAGGTTGCAATTAACCTATCACATGCAGCAAATAACTCAATGATCAACAAAACCGAtctagagatcgattgggctgaTCTAGAGCCCATACACCTCCCAAGAGGACCCGATGGGGAGATGCACGCCTAGGGTTATTCTAGGGTCCATAGGGCCACCTAGAATGCCGATGAATCTCGTGGAGATATGCAATGAACAGCAGGATGGTTGGAAAAGGGCAAAACTTAGTTAGTAGATGTAAAAAAGACGATTCAGTGTTAGATCCTTCAATCGATCGTTATTCTCTGATATATATagagggtggtcttatcccaatagTACACAAGTCCAAATTGTAATCTCCACGTTTGCTATGCCAAAACATGTCCAAACAACGATTTGGTGGTTTGGACTCGAACAAGGAAACCGGCCTAGCCGCTTCCCAAACTAGCTAGGTCGGTTTTGTCGGGCTCACGAAGCCGTCTGGCCAGACAGCAGCAGGACCGGTGTCACGGGGTCAAAACcgtggcaagcattgttgttcgtcggGTGTCACTGAGTGTGTGTCTCCGGtagctcgggtggactcaagaacacaaagaACACAGAGAGGATgcacggtttatcctggttcgggctatCGAGGCCCTGTGTCTAGCAGCAAATGATCCTTATATTCAAGAGCACCAAAAatagggggttacaacagagtgtaagagAGAGATTTAGTAGGGGGATCACTCGTTGATCCTTGAGCCTTGTCACTGGTGAGGTCTCCCCCCTcgttggagaggaggaagacgatcaAAGCGGGGGAGGAGCTCTCGGTACTGCTCTCGGAGTGGCTCCGCTCTCGATGTAGAGCTCGAGCTGTTCGGTGAGGACAGGATTGATCTGTTCGAAATTGTTCTTCCCCCTCTAGGACCTGACCTCTCCTTATATATCGAGGTAGGTCGGGTACATGACGGTTTTGGGCAgtttagtctatggtctacatgcgctggAGTCCAGGGAGGTCTTGTAGCGGCTTGGATGGACCTTGGTGTtgtcgtggagccgaagaagccttagGTGTCTTCCGGCTCCTCTGTTCTGACACACTGAGTGTCAAGCTCTGtcagcttggaccggcctccaccAGGTGCACCTTCTAGaggcttcttggtggtgaaggtaGCTGGCTTGAGGGGCCAACGAGCGAGTGTTACATTTCTTAGCATCGCTACTAGAGATATAATCCCTAGCAACGACACTAGAAATGCTTATGGTATTTTTAATGTGACTTAGTAAGTGCGAGGACCTAGGGGCGCGGGCGCCGCCTGCGTCTTGCCTTTAGGATCTTTTTAACGGTCGAGTGACACAAAACACCCCATGTGGCAAACCAACACATAACACACAACATTGTACCAAAAAGGTATTAGTTAATGGGAGTAGTTTACTGGAATTTTTTATACAAAAATAACAGAACATGAGTATACAAAGTTTTAAAGTTTCCTCTATAAGTTCAACTCTTCGGCATATCACTCGAATTCTTATCGGAGTTAACTTGTAGCACATCTTGGATTCGCCCACTCCTAGGTCTACTATGCAGCAGCGAATTAAGCATTGGCTCAAGCCGACCGAAACGAAattacctgcaaaacaacttaataacagcaccgtgagtacatttcGTACTCGCGGGaattaattccaacatataaataTTTAGTGGATGAAAGGGTGTTATTAAGAATTTGTACATTTGCAGAAAAACAATGGCGTTTATTAAAAGAATGACATGCTCAAGATTCACAACTAAATTATTTAATGGCTATAAGTTCATAGTAGCAAGTAAAGTGATCATCATTTATAAATCATATCATATCAAGTTTGGTCATTAACACTACCATGAGCATAGAAAGTAAGAACAACCAAAAGGTTCTGTCCCGAAGGATTTCAGGCTTtcaaactctgcagaggtgtagaACTGTATCCACACGGAACAATGGGATGAACCACCATACCCGTGCGTGAGTGTCACACCCCAAAACTCCTATTTTGGGATGTGACTTGAAAACACTAAAAGCAAACCAAAAGATTTTTACTATTTTCTAAAATTTCCCAACTTTAGTTAAGTTTTTGACATTCCAGATAGGGTAAAATGTGAGTTTCTAAAATTTTGTAACTAATTTAATGTTTTGTTGCATTTCATGCCTTTGCATTGTGTTTATGTGTGGAAAATGAATTTCAATATGGGTTAAGCCCATGCTGACCCACTCTCTTTCCATCATGAATAGCAGCCCAACTTGTATGTTTTTCCGCTAACAGGCTTAGTCTGCTCTCTTCCTCTTGCTTTGGGCCAAACCGAACAAGCTCAAACCACCCCTCCTCTGTTTTCTCTTCGCTTTTCACGTGGACATGCAGCTCTCTCTCTTCCTAGTGTCACCTCATCCGCTCCCCACATGCAAAAACTGCAGCATCTAATTCCTCCTTAATACCACCAATATTTCTCTTCACTGCATGTGGAATGGACCATGCATGGCCAGTTAGCTTCTTGAGCTACACCGACGCTTCCTCCCTCCCTTTCCCATGCAAAGATAATTCCTCTCTTCATTTCCTTGACTCCATCAACTATCCCATCTTCTCAATTGCATGCAATGGCAGTCGTGAGTCTCTTTCTCTCTTCACCATGGCGCCATGCAAAAATAACAACATTAGTTCTCCACTTAATCACCTGGTCCCATGTCTCCCTTAATTTCCTTTTTACTCTATCAGTTTCCACCTCCTCTCAAATGGATGAGAAAAGGGCAGACATGCATCTCCTCCTCCTACTGCCCACGCCAATCCCTTCTCATGCAAAAATATATGCACCTCTTCATTCCCTCTCTTAACTCCCAAGACAAAACTCTCTTAAGAGTGCTCCTTTACTCCATCAATTTATCTCTTTCTCTTCAATTGCAAGCATGCAGCAGCAATATTCTATCAAGATGCGGGCCCTCTCCTCTCCTAGTGCCGACCTCCCCCTTCCCTCATGCAAAACGGCAGCACTTAATCCCTTGACTCACCCCTCTTATGTGTGCACCTTTACTCTATCCTTTCAATTGCATGCATGCACATAACAACCAGCCACATTTCCTTCTTTCTCTCTCACGCACAATCGGAAGGATGCGCATTCCCCTTCACCTCCCTCCTTCCTCTCCTATAAAtggaacacccccccccccccccctgctctCTACAATGCCTTTTGCATTCCTGCTGTTCTCCTCTCCCTAAAGATCTCTCTTGGGCGTCCCTCCCTCTTGCACATGAAGGAGAGGACAGAAACCACAGCCATGGCTGCCCCCTTCCTCCCTCTCGCTCATTTGCATCAAAACAGGGAGACCTTGCTGCTGCACGTCCCATCTTGATGCCAAGGATCTTCGCTGCGGTAAGATGAAACCTCGTTCTCTATTTTTCATCGTGAAATATTATCTTTGCTAATCCTCTATGTCGTGGAATCCGAGGAAACTCTACAGCacttcctcggtgtgccttgttGCCTTCCCAAACCAGCAGCCCCATCCCATCGATCGTCGGCTGCTTCGCTGTCCATCATCGGTGTTGGACGACGTTGAGCTCATCCCCGGCAACCATGAACCTCGATGTGAGGCCCTCTCCCCTCTCCCCATCATGTATACATGTCCCATGCTGAAaatcttgcaacatatgtccatGTTTGATCAGTTTTGGTGAAGTTTCCTTTGCAAATGTGTCTCTGTCCTCGCGGCCAGCAGCACTGTTGTCGACGGCAACGGTGTTACCTGCTGATCCAGCAAGACTTATGATGAATCCTTTGAGTAGAACATCATTTATATACTTGCACACGTCTCTGAGaaatttcatggccataggatctAAGATGAAAGAGATATCGTCCTTTTTGTGCTCGCTGCCCCTGCTGTCCTGGCAGCGGTGCCACTCTGATTGGCATTGGTGTTCCCTGCCAATACATTAGAGTAACCGTCAAACCCTTTATGCAACATGTCCATCATATCCTTGCACATGACTCTGCAAGTTTTTGTGGCCATTCGGGCCATGATGGTGGAGATATCAATTCCATAGTGGTTTCTACCCCTGCTGTCCAAACAGCAGCCACCCTGTTTCTGCAATCGCATTTCCTTGCCAACCAGCGGTCAAAACATCATTCCCTTTTGCCAAAACATTGCACAAACAGTTCATAACATCTCCACAAATGGGTTTCCAGTGGAAGCATCTATGACCATGGTCCTTTTGATCATAATCCCCGCTGTCCGCGGATGTGCAGGTTCATGGTGCACCGGTGTGCGATTGCGCTCCCCGTCAAATGTTTGACCATCTCAGCAAGCATGAGATAGCTGCGCATAATCACACCAAAGATATTTCTCAAAAGTTCAGAAAAATATATTCCTCCTATTGATAATCACTGCAAGCATGCCACCTATGTATATCGTTGTCCAGTCCTTGTTTTCTTTATAATCTATTCTATGTCTCCCAAAATACTAACATTATTCTCTCCCTAACCACACCGTGCTCAAAACCTAGTACCTATCCAACTTATGCAGTTCTAATGAACTTGTTTCTATTAATCCAAACTTCACCATGTACATCTAACTCCAATCATGTTCCATCTATACCATCGATCTCTCGTATCTTTTAAACTGTGGCTTTGTTTTTGGTAGTTTTTGCGCTCAACGATAATAGTTACAAGCCTACGTGTTTGAAAACCTTTATATCTTGTTTTATATATAATTATTGGTGTACTGCTTCTAGGTTTGTCTATGATTCTGGAGATGGTTGTTGCGATCGTTAGaagaagctatacaaggatgATCCAGAAggaaagttggacaagtttgagCACTATTTGAGGCAACTGTAACATGAGTTCCCTTGTTACCTGATAATCTTATAATCactttcatatgcatgtgtctaatatgaTGAACccctaaggactttacctagtacTTTTGATATCCTGTATTCCTTGTTCACCCTGggtttatgcatatgggtagttgctTAGTCTCCAATCACCAAACTATATAAAGTTAatcttgactaatggattatggaATCAATATTAAaatgatgctttttagcaacatggatagaagggggctagagcattgggcctttttgggtgctctagtctACCATccgtaaggactgaatcttaaagcggcaacccaggacttacagtacaaccacgagaactacatggctctggttTTAGCTTAGTATCTTGATCTGT is part of the Miscanthus floridulus cultivar M001 chromosome 9, ASM1932011v1, whole genome shotgun sequence genome and encodes:
- the LOC136482098 gene encoding RNA polymerase sigma factor sigB-like; the encoded protein is MACLAPQFMWAPSVAAHVPSSSSSYSRCSALRVHCAVTSAVVVHDRTNGSAAQLRLAYAAPAIQRNFEATLASEALLNEEAVVEAAAAEAVALARAAAEAAQEVVQMVQKNNHQPIIRQKKGVDNYLANEILRTEMQSNSPDMYANNPLMEDLESYGIMASEDELDAYAQYTENIAVKSARQSERRARRTRAAIKASTTLRASQKAASSSKKKRSKGSSSSMNPLGSLWKMTGRRLLTAKEEVEFSEGIQDLLKLEAIQAELTEYNGGQPTFSQWATAAGVDEKTLRKCLNYGIYCKNRMVTSNVRLVISIAREFEGPGMDLYDLIQEGMQGLVRGAEKFDASKGFRFSTYSHWWIKQAMRKSVSEQSQIFRLPAHMVEASYRVKECTKRLRRKLRRRPTNEEIALDTRMPIKRVEAAVNLPKYSVSLDSKIGSTDMTYQEVTADPSAETAEEMLNRMSMKKDVHKALDTLTTREKQVIVLRFGLEDDRIRTLQEIGNIMGVSRERIRQIESGAFRKLRSKKRVKALKDYLVPVGNW